A single genomic interval of Acidobacteriota bacterium harbors:
- a CDS encoding NAD-binding protein, which yields MKIVVLGYGRVGSRLVKTLSEHGHEISLIDKEGSRLALAAHYEGVELIQGNGIDVDIQREAGMAEAELLLAVTMDDNVNLMAAQVARTHFQVPRAIARVYEPSHAEATQEDSKLIVLCPTLLAVDLLNEMVDKGISAPTEPRRAAEPPVVPAQPHLPLTDDSRYILIAGGGKVGINLARGLLSSGHEVAVIERDPIRAASLSNRLDCPIFIGDSSTHDILESAGATRARVFVAATGSDQDNLIACQIAKKVFGVPQTIARASNPKNEDVMARLGVDSTVSSTAIIQQVIERELPTVRIKTMLNLQDGTFQILEYLLDETSPATGKTVRDINLPVQCNLVAILRGDTMVVPRGDTQLNSGDLVMALVSKEQAPELQHAILG from the coding sequence ATGAAAATAGTTGTATTGGGGTATGGGCGTGTTGGTTCACGACTAGTTAAAACACTATCCGAACATGGGCATGAAATTTCGTTGATTGACAAGGAAGGCTCCAGGCTTGCGCTAGCCGCTCATTATGAAGGGGTCGAATTAATTCAAGGAAACGGCATCGATGTTGACATCCAACGCGAAGCGGGAATGGCTGAAGCAGAATTATTGCTGGCAGTCACGATGGATGACAATGTCAACCTGATGGCAGCGCAGGTCGCAAGAACCCATTTTCAGGTTCCGAGAGCCATTGCCAGAGTCTATGAACCCAGTCACGCCGAAGCCACTCAGGAAGATTCAAAGTTAATTGTCTTATGTCCAACTTTGCTTGCCGTAGATTTACTAAATGAAATGGTCGATAAAGGGATTTCAGCGCCGACAGAACCCCGTCGCGCTGCCGAACCGCCAGTCGTCCCGGCTCAACCGCACCTCCCGCTTACTGATGATTCCCGCTACATTTTAATCGCCGGTGGGGGAAAGGTTGGAATCAATCTGGCTCGCGGCTTGCTCTCCTCAGGTCACGAAGTCGCCGTCATCGAACGTGACCCGATTCGCGCCGCTTCCCTATCGAATCGTTTGGATTGCCCGATTTTTATTGGCGATTCGTCAACTCACGATATTCTCGAAAGCGCCGGTGCCACCCGCGCCAGAGTTTTCGTTGCCGCAACCGGAAGCGACCAGGATAACTTAATCGCCTGTCAAATTGCTAAAAAAGTTTTCGGAGTTCCGCAAACCATTGCCCGCGCCTCAAACCCGAAAAACGAAGATGTGATGGCGCGGTTGGGAGTTGATTCAACAGTCAGTTCGACAGCCATCATTCAACAGGTTATCGAACGCGAATTGCCGACGGTTCGCATTAAAACCATGTTGAATCTACAGGATGGCACATTTCAGATTCTCGAATACCTGCTTGATGAAACCTCACCGGCAACCGGGAAAACCGTGCGCGATATTAATCTTCCGGTTCAATGTAATCTGGTAGCCATACTTCGCGGCGACACAATGGTAGTGCCACGCGGAGATACGCAACTCAATTCAGGAGATTTGGTTATGGCGCTGGTGAGCAAGGAACAGGCACCGGAATTACAACATGCCATACTCGGCTAA
- a CDS encoding molybdopterin-dependent oxidoreductase: MRPIEQNTDSDNERFNFETEGGWRYSSAPPREKWDDWVEYDAKSWPTKIENHYSLIPTVCFNCEAACGLLAYVDKSMGEIRKLEGNPLHPGSRGRNCAKGPATINQIYDPERILYPMKRTGNRGEGGWERTTWDEVLDTFAKKIRQAIIEDRRSEVMYHVGRPGHDGYMDRVLQAWGVDGHNSHTNICSSSARVGYALWQGADRPSPDHANAKFILLLSSHLETGHYFNPHAQRIIDGKMRGAKIATIDVRLSNTASMSDYWLSPYPGTEAALLLAMANVILKDESFNRDFLRRWVNWEEYLRAEHADKPCSFETFIKELKLVYAKYTPEFAEGECGVDKEIIIEVAKQIAEAGSAFAAHVWRNTAAGNLGGWQVARALMLLNVLTGSIGTAGGVSPNAWNKFVATPFIKPSPQKVWSEILFPREYPLSHHELSFLLPHFLKEGRGKIAAYFTRVYNPIWTNPDGCTWVEVLKDEAKVELHAALTPVWSETAWFADYVLPMGVAAERHDLMSQETHAGQWISFRQPVWRVYKERQGEKINFTYEANPGEVWEEDEFWIELSWRIDPTGELGIRQYFESPYRPGEKITISEYYQWIFENSIPGLPEAAAKENLTPLEYMRQFGAFEVKQSVLELHESTVPESEMQNAEVDSTTGKIIHQGATIGVVIDGQPLKGFNTPSRKLEFFSKTMQDWKWNEYTLPTYIKTHVYWKDRNFKRGEFILVPTFRLPTLIHTRSGNAKWLYEISHTNPLWIHSKDAEKLELQNGELVRVNTDIGYFVNRIWITEGIKPGVVACSHHLGRWRLQKEAGTDRWASALVDLQALDEGQWLMRQIEGVQPFTSDDPDSERIWWKDSGVNQNLTFPVHPDPVSGMHCWHQNVRVEKATEDDRYGDIFVDTKKSFAIYQEWLKKTRPAPGPNGLRRPLWFARPVRPAKETYFIGTGGDE, encoded by the coding sequence ATGAGACCCATCGAACAAAATACCGACTCGGATAATGAACGATTCAATTTTGAAACGGAAGGCGGGTGGCGTTACTCATCAGCTCCGCCTCGCGAAAAGTGGGATGACTGGGTGGAGTACGACGCCAAAAGTTGGCCCACGAAAATTGAAAACCATTATTCCCTAATCCCTACGGTCTGTTTTAATTGCGAAGCCGCCTGCGGGCTTCTTGCCTATGTAGATAAATCAATGGGTGAGATACGCAAACTCGAAGGCAATCCCCTGCATCCCGGTTCGCGCGGTCGCAATTGTGCCAAAGGTCCCGCCACGATTAATCAAATCTATGACCCCGAACGCATTCTCTACCCGATGAAGCGCACCGGCAATCGTGGTGAGGGCGGCTGGGAACGCACAACCTGGGACGAAGTGCTTGATACCTTCGCAAAAAAAATCCGTCAGGCAATTATTGAAGACCGGAGAAGCGAAGTGATGTATCACGTCGGTCGCCCCGGTCACGACGGTTACATGGACCGCGTGTTACAGGCTTGGGGAGTTGATGGGCATAATTCGCACACTAATATTTGTTCTTCATCAGCCAGAGTCGGTTATGCGCTCTGGCAAGGAGCTGACCGCCCTTCGCCCGACCACGCCAACGCAAAATTTATTTTACTGTTAAGTTCGCATCTCGAAACCGGACATTATTTCAATCCCCACGCCCAGCGTATCATTGATGGAAAAATGCGTGGCGCTAAAATCGCCACCATCGATGTGCGCCTCTCGAATACCGCGTCGATGTCGGATTACTGGCTCTCTCCTTATCCCGGCACCGAAGCCGCATTGCTTCTGGCAATGGCAAATGTGATTTTAAAGGATGAAAGTTTTAACCGGGATTTTTTACGTCGTTGGGTCAACTGGGAAGAATATTTACGCGCAGAACATGCGGACAAACCCTGTTCTTTTGAAACCTTCATTAAAGAATTAAAACTGGTTTACGCGAAATACACGCCGGAATTTGCCGAAGGTGAATGCGGGGTTGATAAAGAAATCATTATCGAAGTCGCCAAACAGATTGCCGAAGCCGGTTCCGCCTTTGCCGCTCATGTGTGGCGCAATACGGCTGCCGGAAATCTCGGCGGTTGGCAGGTGGCGCGCGCTTTGATGCTGTTGAATGTATTGACCGGGAGCATCGGAACCGCAGGCGGCGTTTCACCAAATGCCTGGAATAAATTTGTTGCGACTCCGTTTATCAAACCGTCGCCGCAAAAGGTCTGGAGCGAAATTCTCTTCCCTCGTGAATATCCGCTGTCCCATCACGAACTCAGTTTTTTGCTTCCGCATTTTTTAAAGGAAGGGCGCGGAAAAATCGCTGCCTATTTTACCCGTGTCTATAATCCGATTTGGACAAACCCCGATGGCTGTACCTGGGTTGAGGTATTAAAGGATGAAGCAAAGGTCGAACTTCACGCAGCCTTGACCCCGGTTTGGAGTGAAACCGCCTGGTTTGCCGATTATGTTTTACCGATGGGAGTGGCGGCTGAGCGCCACGACTTGATGAGTCAGGAAACCCACGCCGGTCAATGGATTTCATTTCGTCAACCGGTCTGGCGCGTCTATAAAGAACGTCAGGGCGAAAAAATAAACTTCACTTATGAAGCCAACCCCGGTGAGGTCTGGGAAGAAGATGAATTCTGGATTGAACTTTCGTGGCGCATAGACCCCACGGGCGAACTCGGCATTCGCCAATATTTTGAATCGCCTTATCGTCCGGGCGAAAAAATCACTATCAGCGAATACTACCAATGGATTTTTGAAAACAGCATTCCGGGATTGCCCGAAGCCGCAGCCAAAGAAAACCTCACACCTCTCGAATACATGCGGCAGTTCGGGGCATTTGAGGTGAAACAGTCTGTTTTGGAACTGCATGAATCAACGGTTCCCGAATCCGAGATGCAAAACGCTGAGGTTGACTCGACAACCGGAAAAATTATTCATCAGGGCGCAACCATCGGTGTAGTAATTGATGGTCAACCGTTAAAAGGGTTCAATACCCCGTCACGCAAACTCGAATTTTTCTCGAAGACCATGCAGGACTGGAAATGGAATGAATATACGCTGCCAACTTACATCAAAACTCATGTCTATTGGAAGGATAGGAATTTTAAGCGCGGCGAATTTATTCTGGTTCCCACCTTCCGGCTGCCGACCTTGATTCACACGCGTTCGGGCAATGCCAAATGGCTATATGAAATTTCCCACACCAATCCGCTGTGGATTCATTCAAAAGATGCGGAAAAACTGGAATTACAAAATGGTGAATTGGTGCGGGTGAATACCGACATCGGATATTTTGTGAATCGCATATGGATTACCGAGGGAATCAAACCCGGTGTGGTCGCTTGCTCACATCATCTCGGTCGCTGGCGTTTGCAAAAAGAAGCGGGAACCGACCGCTGGGCTTCGGCGCTGGTTGATTTGCAGGCGTTGGATGAAGGTCAGTGGTTGATGCGGCAAATCGAGGGCGTGCAACCTTTCACAAGTGATGACCCGGATTCCGAACGCATCTGGTGGAAAGATTCGGGAGTCAATCAAAATCTAACCTTCCCTGTGCATCCCGACCCGGTAAGCGGAATGCATTGCTGGCACCAAAATGTTCGAGTTGAAAAGGCTACGGAAGACGACCGGTATGGCGATATTTTTGTCGATACCAAAAAATCCTTTGCGATTTATCAGGAATGGTTGAAAAAGACCCGGCCGGCTCCGGGTCCCAACGGGCTTCGTCGCCCGCTTTGGTTTGCTCGTCCCGTTCGACCCGCAAAGGAAACCTATTTTATTGGCACAGGTGGGGACGAATAA
- a CDS encoding 4Fe-4S dicluster domain-containing protein, which translates to MKIGFLIDHRKCIGCHACTVACKSEHDVPIGTYRTWVKYIEKGDYPDTKRFFSVLRCNHCVDAPCVTICPTTALFKRENGIVDFNNQNCIGCKSCMQACPYDALYIDPRSNTAAKCNFCAHRVEVGMQPACEVVCPTQAILSGDLDDNQSLISQMLSSNKTAVRKPEAQTKPKLYYINVNPSSIVPTEQTHTGGYLWAEPQLHQLMNDEQALSAAEAKARTTYDVSHDRPWGWKVSAYLWTKSIAAGAFFVAALAMLIGLTKPGDWLMGTVASLISLVFLTITLGFLIWDLKRPERFFYILLKPQWKSWLVIGGYILMVYAALLSLWFIAQWFELFTLMTPIIWLGGLFAVLTAIYSAFLFKQARGRVFWNSIFTPVHLLAQAMVAGSASLLIVSVLGYWLGMKLYPEPTDEYLVYELLGALVAHGALIAGEVFLPEENPEKSRAQRFIKDGMFSKLFWIGAAGIGTVLPILLLATGAAHFDITGLLTALLALAGVYLWEHIWVEAGQAVPLS; encoded by the coding sequence ATGAAAATCGGTTTTTTAATTGATCATCGCAAATGTATCGGTTGCCATGCCTGCACAGTTGCTTGTAAATCCGAACACGATGTTCCAATCGGCACCTATCGCACCTGGGTCAAATATATTGAAAAAGGCGACTACCCGGATACCAAAAGATTTTTCTCAGTCCTGCGATGCAACCATTGTGTGGATGCACCCTGCGTAACCATCTGCCCGACGACTGCGCTATTTAAACGAGAAAATGGCATCGTCGATTTTAATAACCAGAACTGCATCGGTTGCAAATCCTGTATGCAGGCTTGTCCCTATGACGCGCTTTATATTGACCCGCGCTCAAACACCGCCGCCAAATGTAATTTCTGTGCTCACCGGGTTGAGGTCGGAATGCAACCGGCATGTGAAGTAGTCTGTCCGACCCAAGCAATTCTTTCAGGCGATTTGGATGATAATCAATCCTTGATTTCACAGATGCTATCGTCAAATAAAACCGCTGTGAGAAAGCCCGAAGCGCAAACCAAACCCAAACTCTATTACATCAATGTGAATCCCTCATCAATCGTGCCAACCGAACAAACGCACACCGGCGGATACCTCTGGGCTGAACCGCAGTTGCATCAATTGATGAACGATGAGCAAGCCCTGTCTGCCGCTGAAGCGAAAGCCCGAACCACTTATGATGTCTCGCATGACCGCCCCTGGGGTTGGAAAGTTTCGGCATACCTCTGGACAAAATCCATCGCTGCCGGAGCATTCTTTGTTGCCGCTTTAGCCATGCTAATCGGTCTAACCAAACCCGGCGATTGGTTGATGGGCACGGTTGCCTCGCTAATCAGTCTGGTGTTTTTAACGATAACGCTGGGGTTTCTCATCTGGGATTTAAAACGACCGGAGCGGTTTTTTTATATCCTGTTAAAACCACAATGGAAATCCTGGTTGGTCATTGGTGGGTATATCCTCATGGTATACGCAGCCCTGCTATCGCTTTGGTTCATCGCGCAATGGTTCGAGCTATTCACCTTGATGACGCCGATTATCTGGTTGGGTGGTTTGTTTGCAGTTTTAACGGCAATTTATTCGGCATTTTTATTTAAACAGGCGCGCGGCAGAGTTTTTTGGAATAGCATTTTCACGCCGGTTCATTTGCTGGCACAGGCGATGGTCGCCGGTTCCGCGAGTTTACTGATAGTTTCCGTCCTCGGTTATTGGTTAGGGATGAAATTGTATCCCGAACCAACCGACGAATATTTAGTCTATGAACTACTCGGAGCCTTGGTCGCGCACGGCGCGTTAATTGCCGGAGAAGTTTTTCTGCCCGAAGAAAACCCGGAAAAATCTCGCGCCCAACGATTTATCAAAGATGGGATGTTCAGCAAACTTTTCTGGATCGGCGCAGCGGGCATAGGAACCGTGCTCCCGATTCTATTACTTGCAACCGGAGCAGCACATTTTGATATTACCGGATTATTAACCGCCCTGCTGGCGCTTGCAGGGGTTTACCTCTGGGAGCACATCTGGGTAGAAGCCGGGCAGGCGGTGCCGTTGAGTTAA
- a CDS encoding cysteine dioxygenase family protein, translating into MKVKDTTAAVAASPLSANQELTIAELAEFINHLQELPTSQQIIEKFASLLLRQRDYEAFRTFTDKKYARNLVARSPYAELLMLCWRSGQRTPIHDHGGSIGVVMVVEGLLTETMYERNPNGTVKPFNTFRWSPGGITGADVQDIHQLLNLQPEGKDLVTLHCYSPPLSVLNTFSQINGRVKKWREGYFTGGAGI; encoded by the coding sequence ATGAAAGTCAAAGATACAACCGCTGCGGTTGCCGCATCGCCGCTTTCGGCAAATCAGGAATTGACCATCGCGGAACTGGCTGAATTTATAAATCATCTACAGGAACTTCCCACTTCACAGCAAATCATCGAAAAATTCGCTTCCCTGCTCTTACGTCAACGAGATTACGAAGCCTTTCGCACCTTTACCGATAAGAAGTATGCACGAAACCTGGTAGCCCGCAGTCCATACGCTGAACTCCTAATGCTTTGTTGGCGCTCAGGGCAACGAACCCCGATTCACGACCACGGCGGCTCGATTGGCGTGGTGATGGTTGTCGAAGGGTTGCTGACCGAAACCATGTATGAGCGCAATCCGAATGGAACGGTTAAACCGTTTAACACCTTTCGGTGGTCGCCCGGCGGCATCACCGGTGCAGACGTACAGGACATTCATCAGTTATTAAATTTACAACCCGAAGGGAAAGACCTGGTCACGCTTCACTGTTATTCCCCCCCGCTTTCGGTTTTAAATACCTTCAGTCAAATCAATGGGCGAGTCAAAAAATGGCGCGAAGGCTATTTCACCGGTGGGGCAGGTATCTAA
- the corA gene encoding magnesium/cobalt transporter CorA: MKKVIETADFLWLDLDDPMHQALDHLAEKYGFHELTVEDCRQGLQLAKIDYYDDYSFIIINTTHFSQSPCEVKTKEIDVYIGKDYLITVHYGKSLAIEEVEKRLNGKSHQSLSPDKLLHAILDIVVDRYLPTLDNIGDTIDEVEDDLLINPRPEILETMFSLKRGLLQFRRAVSSQRELLNAIVRDESEFIKDDMTAYFRDVYDHTVRAMDLVETYRDLVAGGLDIYLTQMANRTNDIVKGLTILATIMLPLTLITGFFGMNFDYIPLTKNPIGIWMITAGLFVLALLMLIYFKVKKWI, translated from the coding sequence TTGAAAAAAGTCATTGAGACTGCGGATTTTCTCTGGTTAGACCTTGATGACCCGATGCATCAAGCCCTTGACCATCTCGCCGAAAAATATGGGTTCCATGAATTAACCGTTGAAGATTGCCGCCAGGGGTTGCAACTCGCAAAAATTGATTATTATGATGACTATTCGTTTATCATCATCAACACCACCCATTTTTCTCAATCCCCCTGCGAGGTGAAGACCAAAGAAATCGATGTCTATATCGGCAAGGATTACCTCATCACCGTGCACTATGGTAAAAGTTTGGCAATAGAAGAAGTCGAGAAACGGTTAAACGGAAAATCTCATCAATCGCTTAGCCCGGACAAATTGCTTCACGCCATTCTCGACATCGTCGTTGATCGTTACCTTCCGACTCTTGATAATATCGGTGACACCATAGATGAAGTTGAAGATGATTTGCTCATCAATCCGCGACCGGAAATTTTGGAAACCATGTTCAGTCTCAAACGCGGGTTACTACAATTTCGTCGAGCGGTCTCATCGCAACGCGAATTACTCAATGCCATTGTTCGTGATGAATCCGAATTCATCAAAGATGATATGACCGCTTACTTCAGAGATGTTTATGACCACACCGTTCGCGCTATGGATTTGGTTGAAACCTACAGAGATTTGGTGGCTGGGGGTCTGGATATTTACCTGACGCAAATGGCGAATCGCACCAATGATATTGTTAAAGGTTTAACCATACTCGCTACCATCATGTTACCTTTAACTTTGATTACCGGGTTTTTCGGAATGAATTTTGACTATATCCCTTTAACTAAAAATCCCATCGGAATATGGATGATCACTGCGGGACTATTTGTGCTTGCCTTGCTGATGCTCATTTACTTCAAGGTTAAAAAATGGATTTAA
- a CDS encoding GspH/FimT family pseudopilin, producing MSDKQLIKQRPQIIRVGEFGMGLMEIIVGVLIAAIIGFIALHLVNLGLAMYKLSSGANSVAEKLENAKQMAINQNQEVSVIFDSKDNLFGIDRNNNGRLESVETEEMPDGISISQDGLVIFSRNGKLNKNSKEPSIVVRNSRDSKRVNVSAAGIIEIE from the coding sequence ATGAGCGATAAGCAACTTATTAAACAACGACCCCAGATCATCCGTGTCGGAGAATTCGGCATGGGATTGATGGAAATAATAGTAGGCGTTTTGATCGCCGCTATTATCGGGTTTATTGCCCTTCACCTGGTTAATCTCGGATTAGCGATGTACAAGTTGAGTTCGGGTGCTAACAGCGTTGCCGAGAAATTAGAGAATGCTAAGCAGATGGCAATAAATCAAAATCAGGAAGTTTCAGTCATCTTTGATTCAAAAGACAATCTCTTTGGAATCGATAGAAACAATAACGGGCGGCTGGAAAGCGTGGAAACCGAAGAAATGCCTGATGGCATATCCATCTCTCAGGATGGGCTGGTCATATTTTCCCGAAACGGGAAATTGAATAAAAATTCCAAAGAACCCAGCATCGTTGTCCGTAACAGCCGTGATTCCAAACGAGTCAATGTGTCAGCTGCCGGAATTATCGAAATCGAATAG
- a CDS encoding ATP-binding protein, with protein MNLGRVENKARIAISLFVLALLLIIALSFSLYSQARQELNVQHLNQFRIEVNLVSLVLTNPKFDINDSTLKDLLSGNGGHSQAALYDKQGNLLASSLTIEKLPRHGLTFTKDFIEQGNSLASTIKFKTESGNLLAASEIGSDKILFISTPIDGSSSYYAVSLFSYQIIALIFGIALIYLLIRWLLRPYNRMVKAAQRSPIRASTETNEGEFVVNTFQALIKQLQAKEIELERLHSLERIRAERSERFSERLIANIPSALVAVDSKGNLTSVNLQAKKLIYFHGKSTGLTDSLDLQPNAFSLDYREFFKAAPRMVEMIQSCLSTGQAYKREEVQITNVLNQKRQIGLSITPIIDTYQHIEGALCMMTDITEVTELRERIKVQETLANLGEMAAGIAHEFKNSLATIQGYAQLFESQNVANSMQLKQKTTAALIKEISLLSRLVTDFLNFARPQKLSLTQLDLGELIQDCLGEISQFLQQHRVKVKMIGSFTCISGDELLLKRAFINLIRNGVEAIDQEATIREIIIEGIIDRTDEKPYAHIKIKDSGSGISPEDLPHIFIPFFTTKTRGYGIGLAIVQKILVGHGGDVTIDKSDHQGTTFHCRLPLYKSPMVMENR; from the coding sequence ATGAATTTAGGAAGAGTCGAAAACAAAGCGCGAATTGCAATTTCTCTTTTTGTTTTAGCTTTACTGTTAATAATTGCCTTGAGCTTCAGCCTGTATTCTCAGGCACGACAGGAATTAAACGTTCAACACCTCAATCAGTTTCGCATCGAAGTTAATCTGGTTTCGCTGGTTTTAACCAATCCTAAATTTGACATTAATGACTCAACCTTAAAAGACCTCTTATCCGGTAATGGCGGTCATTCGCAGGCGGCACTTTATGATAAGCAAGGGAATTTGTTAGCGTCGAGTCTGACCATCGAAAAACTTCCAAGACATGGACTCACCTTTACAAAAGATTTTATAGAGCAAGGCAACAGTCTGGCTTCAACCATAAAATTTAAAACGGAGAGTGGTAATCTACTGGCGGCATCCGAAATCGGCTCAGATAAAATCCTATTTATATCAACCCCCATAGATGGCAGTTCGTCCTATTATGCGGTGTCCCTTTTCAGCTATCAAATTATCGCTTTGATATTTGGGATCGCGCTAATTTATCTGCTCATTCGTTGGCTGTTACGCCCTTATAACCGGATGGTAAAGGCGGCACAAAGAAGTCCAATCAGGGCATCGACTGAAACCAACGAAGGCGAGTTTGTGGTGAATACCTTTCAAGCGTTGATAAAACAATTGCAGGCTAAAGAGATTGAACTAGAAAGATTACATTCCCTCGAACGTATTCGTGCCGAACGCTCTGAACGATTCAGTGAACGATTGATTGCCAATATTCCGAGTGCCCTGGTTGCAGTTGATTCCAAGGGCAATCTGACTTCGGTAAATCTCCAGGCTAAGAAATTAATTTATTTTCATGGAAAATCCACCGGGCTAACCGATTCTCTGGATTTACAACCAAACGCCTTTTCGCTTGATTACCGGGAATTCTTCAAAGCCGCACCTCGAATGGTGGAGATGATTCAAAGCTGCTTATCGACCGGGCAAGCCTACAAACGCGAAGAGGTTCAAATCACCAATGTGCTTAATCAGAAAAGACAAATTGGTTTAAGTATCACGCCAATTATTGATACTTACCAACACATCGAAGGCGCGCTATGCATGATGACGGATATCACCGAAGTAACCGAATTGAGAGAGCGGATAAAGGTACAGGAAACCTTGGCAAACTTGGGCGAGATGGCAGCCGGGATTGCCCATGAATTTAAAAACTCTCTGGCGACCATTCAAGGATACGCGCAGTTATTTGAATCGCAAAATGTGGCAAATTCCATGCAACTGAAACAGAAAACCACGGCGGCATTAATCAAAGAAATTTCCTTACTTTCACGACTGGTTACTGATTTTCTGAATTTCGCAAGACCTCAGAAACTGAGTCTGACGCAACTCGATCTCGGTGAACTCATTCAGGATTGTTTAGGCGAAATTTCACAATTTTTGCAGCAACACCGGGTCAAGGTGAAAATGATTGGAAGCTTCACCTGTATATCGGGCGATGAATTGTTGTTAAAGCGAGCCTTCATCAATCTGATTCGCAATGGTGTTGAAGCCATCGATCAGGAAGCGACGATTCGAGAAATCATCATTGAAGGGATTATCGACCGCACCGACGAAAAACCTTACGCCCATATCAAAATCAAGGATTCAGGCAGTGGAATCTCTCCCGAAGATTTACCGCATATTTTTATTCCCTTCTTTACCACGAAAACCCGTGGCTATGGTATCGGGTTAGCCATTGTTCAAAAGATACTGGTCGGCCACGGAGGCGACGTAACGATTGACAAAAGCGATCATCAGGGAACTACCTTTCATTGTCGTTTGCCGCTTTATAAGTCCCCGATGGTTATGGAAAATCGGTAA
- a CDS encoding acyl-CoA dehydrogenase family protein — MNFSIPQEYLDFKEAVLQFSKDRLAPRAQALDAAGNFSRENWQELAAMGLLGLPFPEQFGGSDATPLATCLAMEAVSRAGVDSGTTLAWGAHTFLVGVPIWLLGTARQKEKYLPKLSSGEWIGAFGLTEPGSGSDAAAMKTTAIKQGDRWILNGSKMFITNAPVADVFIVFASTNPATGNKGISAFIIEKGFKGLATGKELNKMGNRTSTTSEVIFVDCEVPEENILGVQDAGFLAVGKETLEWERSCMIAPIIGGMEFILEVCTNYAKARKQFNTPIAEFQAIQHKLVNMKVAIESTRLLIYRVAWLKQQGKSAMAEAAIAKLMTTEASIKVAYDAVQIFGGYGYMQDYPVERFYRDARLGTIGAGTSEVQKIIIAQNLIKSYLKNQPL, encoded by the coding sequence TTGAACTTTAGCATCCCACAGGAATATCTCGATTTCAAAGAAGCGGTCTTGCAATTTTCCAAGGATAGACTCGCGCCTCGCGCTCAGGCGCTTGATGCAGCGGGAAATTTCAGCCGTGAAAATTGGCAGGAACTGGCGGCGATGGGCTTGCTCGGTCTTCCCTTTCCTGAGCAGTTTGGCGGGTCGGATGCCACTCCTCTGGCAACCTGTCTGGCGATGGAAGCGGTAAGCCGCGCAGGCGTTGATTCAGGAACTACTCTCGCCTGGGGGGCGCATACTTTTTTAGTTGGCGTTCCCATTTGGTTATTGGGAACTGCCAGGCAAAAGGAGAAGTATTTACCAAAACTCAGTTCAGGCGAGTGGATTGGTGCTTTTGGTTTAACTGAACCCGGAAGCGGTTCCGATGCCGCAGCGATGAAAACCACGGCGATTAAACAAGGCGACCGCTGGATTTTAAACGGCTCAAAGATGTTTATTACCAATGCTCCGGTCGCCGATGTCTTCATCGTGTTTGCCTCTACCAATCCTGCAACCGGCAATAAAGGCATTTCTGCCTTCATCATTGAAAAAGGCTTTAAAGGTCTGGCGACCGGCAAAGAATTAAATAAAATGGGAAATCGCACCTCAACCACTTCCGAAGTGATTTTCGTTGATTGTGAAGTTCCTGAAGAAAATATCTTAGGGGTTCAGGATGCAGGGTTTCTGGCAGTCGGCAAAGAAACCCTGGAATGGGAAAGAAGTTGTATGATTGCGCCAATCATCGGCGGCATGGAATTTATTCTGGAAGTTTGTACGAACTATGCCAAAGCTCGAAAACAATTTAACACGCCAATTGCCGAATTTCAGGCAATCCAACATAAACTGGTAAACATGAAGGTCGCGATAGAATCGACCCGATTATTGATCTACAGGGTTGCCTGGTTAAAACAACAGGGAAAGTCTGCAATGGCAGAAGCGGCAATCGCCAAACTGATGACTACCGAAGCCTCGATTAAAGTTGCCTATGACGCTGTCCAAATTTTTGGAGGTTATGGATACATGCAGGATTATCCGGTTGAACGTTTTTATAGAGACGCCAGACTCGGAACCATTGGCGCGGGAACTTCAGAGGTTCAAAAAATTATCATCGCCCAAAATCTCATTAAATCCTATTTGAAAAATCAACCGCTGTAG